DNA from Chloroherpetonaceae bacterium:
CAAGAGTTTTGGAATTCGTGCAGTGCACTTTGTGATGAGCGCGACTACCGTCTGAATGGATCGTTCTTTGACGGCAAAGGTCAGCCATCCCAAGTGAGTGCCGTCTCGCACGGCTCGCCCACGGCCCGCTTTAACGGAATCAATGTTTTGAATACAGGACGTAAAATCTAATAACAATTTTTTCTTAACGATTAATCGCTTTTTGAAAGCAATGCCAATACTAACCAAAGAAGAAGCACAAGCGATTCTGAGTAAAGCGCTTGGGTACTCCAAAGCGCCGGAGTGCGAAGTGAATTTGGGCGGAAGCGTCGGCGGAAATATCCGTTACGCGCGAAACACCGTTTCCACGAGTGGTGAAAATAGCAACATGACACTTGTGGTTCAATCCAAATTTGGAAAGAAAACCGGAACAGCAACCGTCAATGAATTTACCGATGCTGCCATTGAACGCACCGTTCGCCGGGCTGAAGAGCTTGCGCAGCTTGCACCTGAAAACCCCGAAGCGATGCCGCTTTTGGGTCAGCAAAAGTATCTTGAATCGGTCACAGCATTTGCATCAACCGAGGGGATTACGCCGGAGTACCGTACCAAAGTGGCTGAAGACAGCATTATACCCTGCACCGGAAAGGATTTACAAGCGGCGGGGTTTTTGGATCACGATACCTCATTTGGCGCAGTTGCCAATTCAGCGGGGCTTTCACTTTATCAAAAATCGACCAGTGTTGAGTTTACACTTACCGTTAGAACCACCGATGGCACCGGCTCGGGGTATGTTACTCGAGACTACAACGATGTCTCACAGTTTAACTCAGCAGCGGCTTCGCAAGTCGCCATCGAAAAAGCGCTTCGTTCACGCGAAGCCAAAGCCATCGAGCCGGGGAAATACACCGTCATTCTTGAGCCTGCCGCTTTGCTTGCCAATACTGATGCAAGTCTTATTGGCGCAATGATTAACGCAATGGATGCTCGCAGTGCTGATGAAGGCAGAAGTTTCTTCTCAAAAAAAGGCGGAGGAAATAAAATCGGTGAGAAATTTATCGACGAACGTATCAGCGTTTTTTCCGACCCAACCAATAGTGATATTCCTTCAACCCCTTGGGTAGGCGACGGTCGCCCGCGTGAAAAAACCACTTGGGTTGAAAACGGTGTGCTTCAAAATCTTTTCTACTCGCGCTATTGGGCTGAAAAGAAAGAAAAGAAATCGATTGCCCCGCCCGGCGGCATCATCATCCCCGGGACAAATGCGAGCCTTGAAGATTTGATTAAAGACACGAAAAAAGGAATTCTAATTACTCGGTTGTGGTATATCCGTCCGGTGGACCCGCAAACCTTGCTTTACACCGGGCTCACGCGCGACGGAACATTCTTTATCGAAAATGGAAAAATCGCTTTCCCAATTAAAAACATGCGCTTCAATGAAAGCCCCATCATTATGCTCAATAACCTTGAAGCCTTGGGTAAGCCGGTTCGAATGGCAGGGAACATGATTCCGCCGATGAAGATTCGGGATTTCACTTTTGAAAGCCTTTCAGACGCAGTCTAACTTTCATTAAAGTCGGCTACAGTGCAGGTAGCCGACTTTTTTTAGTATTCATAAATCAACAACCATTTATACATGCAGCGACGCGATTTTTTAAAAGTAACCGCCTTTGGTGCCGGTGCCTTGATGTTGCCGAAATATGCAGTAGCCTCCGTCATCGAGCCTGAAGCGGCTTGGATGGACGCTTCCCAAAAGAAAAAACTGGCAGATATCGCATTAAACGAAGCAAAAACACAAGGCGCAACTTATTGCGATGTCCGGCTCGGCCGTTACCTCAATCAATTTATTTTTGCTCGGGAAGATAAAGTTCAGAATGTGGTGGATACCCTCTCTGCCGGAATCGGAATCAGGGTGATTGCAAACGGTACGTGGGGCTTTGCTTCTACCGACGATCTCTCGTCCGAAAGCGTTGCCAATGCCGCAAAGGAAGCTGTGATGATTGCAAAGGCAAATTCAGTCTATCAAACTGAGCCTGTCAAACTTGCCCCGCAAAAGGGTGTGGGTGAGGTTGTCTGGAAAACCCCGATTGAAAAAGATGCATTTAAGATTCCCATCAAAGACAAAGCGGATTTGTTATTAAAGGCAAACGCAGCAGCAATGAAAAAGGGAGCCAACTACATCAACTCGGTGCTCTTCTTTGTCAATGAACAAAAATACTTTGCCTCAAGCGATGGCTCCTACATCGATCAAGATGTGCACCGCACTTGGCCAACATTTCAAGTAACCTGTATCGACGAAAAAACCGGAAAATTTCAGACTCGAGACTCCCTTTCCGCTCCAATGGGAATGGGCTATGAATATCTCGATGGCAAATCATCCGAGAAATTAAAAGGCGTAACCACCAACTATCGCAATAGTTACGATATGGTGGAAGACGCTTCGAACGCTGCGCTTGAAGCGAAATTGAAACTTAAGGCGAAATCGGTTGTGGCAGGGAAGTACGATCTCGTGCTCGACCCTTCACACCTTTATCTCACCATTCACGAATCCGTTGGCCATCCACTAGAGCTCGACCGTGTTTTGGGGTATGAGGCCAACTACGCCGGAACAAGTTTTGCAACCCTCGATAAATGGAAAACGAAATCGTTCAAATATGGTAGCCCAATCGTAACGCTCTTTGCTGATAAAACACAAAAGCACTCGCTTGGCGCCGTCGGATACGACGATGAAGGCGTACCCACAAAAAGGTGGGATTTGGTGAAAGATGGAATCCTTGTCAATTATCAAGCCATTCGCGATCAGGTTCAAATCATCGATCAAAATGAATCTCACGGCTGCTGTTATGCCGATAATTGGGGATCAGTCCAATTTCAACGTATGCCCAATGTGTCGCTTGCGCCGGGGAAAAAGAAACTTGCGGTCAGTGAAATGATTAAAAATGTTGAAAAAGGAATTTACATCCTTGGCGCAGGATCCTACTCTATCGATCAACAACGGTATAACTTCCAATTCGGTGGCCAACTTTTCTATGAAATCAAAAATGGAAAAATTGGTGAAATGCTCAAAGATGTGGCCTATCAATCCAATACGCAAGAGTTTTGGAATTCATGTGTGGCCATCTGCGATGAAAAGGATTACCGCCTTGGCGGAACCTTCTTTGATGGAAAAGGACAGCCGGGGCAAATCAGCGCGGTTTCTCACGGCGCTTCAACCGCCCGCTTTAACGGAGTTAATGTGATCAATACTGAACGCAAAATTTAAAATCAAGAATGGCAATACTAACAGAAAGCGAAGCAAAACGCATCCTTGAGAAAGCGCTCAGTTTCTCAAAGGCTGATGAATGCGAAGTCAATTTAGGTGGTGGAAAAAGCGGCAACATTCGCTATGCACGCAACACCATCTCAACAAGCGGCTCACAAAATAGTATCTCGCTTGCAATCCAATCCTCTTTCGGCAAACGCACCGGCAACGTCACGACCAACGAATTGACAGACGATGCCATTGAAAAGGCCGTTCGCCGTTCCGAAGAGCTTGCAAGGCTTGCGCCGGAAAATCCTGAGTTTGTCAAAAACTTGGGTAAGCAAACCTATCTGACTTCCAAAACACATTTCGAAAGCACCGCAGCCATTACGGCGGAGTATCGCTCAAAGGTTGCTGCAGCGGGAATCACGGCCTGTAAAGCCAATGGAAATCTGACCGCGGCAGGATTCTTTCAAAACAACGAGTATTTCCAATCGATGGCCAATTCTTCGGGAGTTTCGGCTTATCAATTAGGAACCAATACCGAGTTTAATCTCACGGTTCGTACCAACGATGGTACTGGGTCCGGCTATGTTTACCGAGATGTGAACGACATTGCTCAATTCGATGCAGCCGTGGCTTCTCAAATTGCGATTGAAAAAGCCTTGCAATCGCGTGAACCCAAAGCCATTGAACCCGGAAAATATACCGTCATTTTAGAACCCTCGGCGCTTGTTTCCGATGAAGGACTTTTGAATCAAATGATGTTTAATATGGATGCCCGCAGTGCCGAAGAAGGAAGAAGCTTCCTTTCAAAAGCCGGTGGGAAAACCAAATTAGGCGAAAAGTTGATTGATGAACGCATCACTATTTACTCCGACCCAACCCACCCCGATGTTCCCGCTCAAACGTGGAGTGGCGATGGGAGGCCACAAGAAAAAACTGTTTGGATTGAAAAGGGTGTAGTAAAAAATCTTTTTTACTCGCGCTATTGGGCTGAAAAAAAAGGAGTAAAAGCAACACCATTTCCAAGCAATATTATTATCGACGGTGGCACGGCATCAATCGAAGATTTAATTAAAGATACCAAACGTGGCATCTTGGTCTCACGCCTGTGGTACATTCGCGATGTTGATCCGCAAACCTTGCTTTACACAGGCCTTACGCGCGATGGGACGTTTTTTATTGAAAACGGAAAAATCGCACATCCAATTAAGAATTTAAGATTCAATGAGAGCCCGATTATTATGCTCAATAATTTGGAAGCTTTAGGCAAACCAATGCGAATGTTGGGCAATTGGATTCCGCCGATGAAAATTCGGGACTTTACCTTCACCAGTCTTTCCGACGCGGTTTAATCCTGCTGCTTGTATGTTTCAATTCAGAGAATAAAAAGAGGCTGC
Protein-coding regions in this window:
- a CDS encoding TldD/PmbA family protein, which translates into the protein MPILTKEEAQAILSKALGYSKAPECEVNLGGSVGGNIRYARNTVSTSGENSNMTLVVQSKFGKKTGTATVNEFTDAAIERTVRRAEELAQLAPENPEAMPLLGQQKYLESVTAFASTEGITPEYRTKVAEDSIIPCTGKDLQAAGFLDHDTSFGAVANSAGLSLYQKSTSVEFTLTVRTTDGTGSGYVTRDYNDVSQFNSAAASQVAIEKALRSREAKAIEPGKYTVILEPAALLANTDASLIGAMINAMDARSADEGRSFFSKKGGGNKIGEKFIDERISVFSDPTNSDIPSTPWVGDGRPREKTTWVENGVLQNLFYSRYWAEKKEKKSIAPPGGIIIPGTNASLEDLIKDTKKGILITRLWYIRPVDPQTLLYTGLTRDGTFFIENGKIAFPIKNMRFNESPIIMLNNLEALGKPVRMAGNMIPPMKIRDFTFESLSDAV
- a CDS encoding TldD/PmbA family protein, which produces MQRRDFLKVTAFGAGALMLPKYAVASVIEPEAAWMDASQKKKLADIALNEAKTQGATYCDVRLGRYLNQFIFAREDKVQNVVDTLSAGIGIRVIANGTWGFASTDDLSSESVANAAKEAVMIAKANSVYQTEPVKLAPQKGVGEVVWKTPIEKDAFKIPIKDKADLLLKANAAAMKKGANYINSVLFFVNEQKYFASSDGSYIDQDVHRTWPTFQVTCIDEKTGKFQTRDSLSAPMGMGYEYLDGKSSEKLKGVTTNYRNSYDMVEDASNAALEAKLKLKAKSVVAGKYDLVLDPSHLYLTIHESVGHPLELDRVLGYEANYAGTSFATLDKWKTKSFKYGSPIVTLFADKTQKHSLGAVGYDDEGVPTKRWDLVKDGILVNYQAIRDQVQIIDQNESHGCCYADNWGSVQFQRMPNVSLAPGKKKLAVSEMIKNVEKGIYILGAGSYSIDQQRYNFQFGGQLFYEIKNGKIGEMLKDVAYQSNTQEFWNSCVAICDEKDYRLGGTFFDGKGQPGQISAVSHGASTARFNGVNVINTERKI
- a CDS encoding TldD/PmbA family protein, producing MAILTESEAKRILEKALSFSKADECEVNLGGGKSGNIRYARNTISTSGSQNSISLAIQSSFGKRTGNVTTNELTDDAIEKAVRRSEELARLAPENPEFVKNLGKQTYLTSKTHFESTAAITAEYRSKVAAAGITACKANGNLTAAGFFQNNEYFQSMANSSGVSAYQLGTNTEFNLTVRTNDGTGSGYVYRDVNDIAQFDAAVASQIAIEKALQSREPKAIEPGKYTVILEPSALVSDEGLLNQMMFNMDARSAEEGRSFLSKAGGKTKLGEKLIDERITIYSDPTHPDVPAQTWSGDGRPQEKTVWIEKGVVKNLFYSRYWAEKKGVKATPFPSNIIIDGGTASIEDLIKDTKRGILVSRLWYIRDVDPQTLLYTGLTRDGTFFIENGKIAHPIKNLRFNESPIIMLNNLEALGKPMRMLGNWIPPMKIRDFTFTSLSDAV